Proteins from a single region of Aquirhabdus parva:
- the gpmI gene encoding 2,3-bisphosphoglycerate-independent phosphoglycerate mutase, with protein sequence MTAALTTETKPEAHTETTKTKKIPHVLVILDGFGHRDEVADNAILAAKTPHIDAIKAKHPHGLISGSGEDVGLPDGQMGNSEVGHMSLGSGRVLYQDFTRIAKDIREGTFFEHPVLTKAVDDALANKGAVHVMGLLSDGGVHSHEDHLVAMCQLAAQRGATVYVHAFLDGRDTPPKSADKSLAKMQAVLDAVSTPEHPARIVSLCGRYYAMDRDERWDRVELAYRLLTEGVATRHADTAEAGLELAYAADEKDEFVKPTSIGAPVHIQDGDSVVFMNFRADRARELTRAFVEDDFAGFSRKARPQLANFVMLTRYSAKINAPIAYLPLETHNSLGEYLSTLGKTQLRISETEKYAHVTFFFSGGREDLYDGEKRILIKSPDVATYDLKPEMSAFEVTDELVTAIESGAYDVLIVNFANGDMVGHTGVFSAAVKAVEALDLCVGRVYDAVIKSHGHMLITADHGNVEQMMDYDSGQVHTQHTTEHVPLIYVGDEQVQVRTGGILADVAPTILTLMHLPIPAEMTGKTLLTPV encoded by the coding sequence ATGACTGCTGCCTTAACCACAGAAACGAAACCTGAAGCCCATACAGAAACCACAAAAACTAAAAAAATTCCGCATGTCTTGGTGATTTTAGATGGCTTTGGCCATCGTGATGAGGTCGCAGACAATGCCATCCTCGCAGCAAAAACACCCCATATTGATGCCATCAAAGCCAAACACCCCCACGGTTTAATCTCAGGTTCTGGCGAAGACGTCGGTCTGCCTGATGGTCAAATGGGCAATTCAGAAGTCGGTCATATGAGCCTGGGCTCAGGACGAGTGCTATACCAAGACTTCACCCGCATTGCCAAAGATATCCGCGAAGGGACTTTCTTTGAACATCCAGTGCTCACCAAAGCAGTCGATGATGCCTTGGCAAACAAAGGCGCCGTACATGTGATGGGCTTGCTATCTGATGGCGGTGTCCACTCGCATGAAGATCACCTCGTCGCCATGTGTCAGTTGGCTGCACAGCGCGGCGCAACCGTGTATGTCCATGCCTTCTTGGATGGTCGCGACACCCCGCCAAAAAGTGCGGATAAATCACTGGCCAAGATGCAAGCGGTACTGGATGCAGTATCAACCCCTGAACATCCAGCGCGTATCGTTTCCTTGTGTGGTCGCTACTATGCGATGGATCGCGATGAACGTTGGGATCGTGTTGAATTGGCCTATCGTCTCTTGACCGAAGGCGTCGCAACCCGCCATGCCGATACCGCCGAAGCTGGACTTGAGCTGGCCTATGCGGCGGATGAAAAAGATGAATTTGTCAAACCAACCAGCATTGGCGCTCCTGTTCATATCCAAGATGGCGACAGTGTCGTGTTTATGAATTTCCGAGCGGACCGCGCGCGTGAACTCACCCGTGCTTTTGTTGAAGATGACTTTGCTGGCTTTAGCCGTAAAGCACGTCCACAGCTTGCCAACTTCGTGATGCTGACCCGTTACTCGGCCAAGATCAACGCACCGATTGCTTATCTGCCGCTGGAAACTCATAACTCATTGGGTGAATACTTATCTACACTCGGCAAAACTCAGCTCCGCATCAGCGAAACTGAAAAATATGCCCATGTCACGTTCTTCTTCAGTGGCGGTCGTGAAGATTTGTATGATGGTGAAAAACGCATCCTGATCAAATCACCCGATGTCGCCACCTATGACCTCAAGCCTGAAATGAGTGCTTTTGAAGTCACCGATGAATTGGTCACCGCGATTGAATCCGGCGCGTATGACGTGCTGATCGTCAATTTTGCCAATGGTGATATGGTCGGTCATACCGGCGTGTTTAGCGCAGCCGTGAAAGCGGTTGAAGCCTTGGACCTTTGCGTAGGTCGTGTCTACGATGCCGTGATCAAATCGCACGGTCATATGCTGATCACGGCCGATCACGGTAACGTCGAGCAGATGATGGACTATGACAGTGGTCAGGTGCATACCCAGCACACCACCGAACATGTCCCGCTAATTTATGTTGGAGATGAGCAAGTTCAGGTTCGCACGGGCGGTATTCTTGCGGATGTAGCACCGACTATTCTGACCCTGATGCATTTGCCCATCCCTGCTGAAATGACCGGAAAGACACTCCTCACACCCGTGTGA
- a CDS encoding S41 family peptidase: MILFDVNDLTPSNEQYLTSVSPVNTVPAKHSALKLVLALSLIPTFNLAFAAPATPTTTTTPISSNTDVDNQPLPIDAMRRFVDVYEKVRQNYVEPVSDDVLFDNALSGLLNKLDPYSDYLDAKTYDAIVDFTDGEIGQTGLSISPVNSPENTDQTTPVGTQSAPQWQITAVPKGSPAAKAGVQVGDILLKIEGKSVKTLSQSDIEQQLRGPRNSAVRLSVMQPGRHARDIRVLLAIPEDNAVKTFIQPNGLAVLQLRAFQTQTGEQISEFLDPLFKSGKLKGIVLDLRDNPGGLLTSAIEVANYFLNDGLIVYTQGRGEPEKYYRVVTPERYPAIPVYILINHYSASAAEVLTAALRDHQRATVFGVTSYGKGSVQKIWPIGQGRAIKMTVSRYFTPNGRMIEGTGIDPDVMIPEAETKPIKSTGDIIDPKDIALQQVINTLATSLKLNVVPDGSKTTDSKANEPAKPLPKLAPTNMANGKTMSLTGAPKVRSNNTQPVTENVE, translated from the coding sequence ATGATTTTGTTCGATGTGAATGATTTAACGCCATCCAATGAACAATATTTGACGTCTGTAAGCCCCGTCAACACGGTGCCCGCAAAGCATAGTGCGTTGAAACTCGTCCTTGCACTCTCGCTCATCCCGACTTTTAATCTGGCATTCGCAGCACCCGCAACGCCGACCACCACCACAACACCAATCTCTTCAAACACCGACGTGGACAATCAGCCTCTGCCGATTGATGCCATGCGCCGCTTTGTCGATGTCTATGAAAAAGTACGCCAAAACTACGTGGAACCGGTCAGTGATGATGTACTGTTTGATAATGCCTTAAGCGGATTACTCAATAAGCTTGACCCTTACTCTGATTATTTAGATGCAAAAACCTACGATGCCATCGTCGATTTTACCGATGGCGAGATTGGACAAACAGGCCTTAGCATCAGTCCCGTCAACAGCCCAGAGAACACCGATCAAACCACACCCGTCGGCACACAAAGCGCGCCGCAGTGGCAAATTACTGCAGTGCCTAAAGGCTCCCCCGCCGCCAAAGCAGGCGTACAGGTCGGCGATATCTTACTGAAAATAGAAGGGAAAAGCGTCAAGACCTTGAGCCAAAGTGATATCGAACAACAGTTGCGAGGTCCGCGTAATAGCGCGGTGCGTTTATCGGTCATGCAGCCTGGACGCCATGCGCGTGACATTCGCGTGCTGTTGGCCATCCCAGAAGATAATGCAGTCAAAACCTTTATCCAGCCTAATGGTCTTGCCGTTTTACAGCTCCGTGCCTTCCAAACGCAGACTGGCGAGCAGATCAGCGAGTTCCTTGATCCGCTGTTTAAATCTGGCAAGTTAAAAGGCATTGTGCTCGACTTACGCGATAATCCGGGTGGTCTACTCACCTCTGCGATTGAAGTCGCCAACTATTTCTTGAATGACGGACTCATCGTCTACACCCAAGGTCGCGGTGAACCTGAAAAATATTATCGGGTGGTGACTCCAGAACGCTATCCTGCGATCCCCGTATATATTCTGATTAATCACTATTCCGCGTCAGCAGCAGAGGTATTGACTGCCGCACTGCGCGATCATCAACGCGCCACAGTGTTTGGCGTAACCAGTTACGGCAAAGGGTCGGTCCAAAAGATCTGGCCGATCGGCCAAGGACGCGCGATCAAAATGACCGTGTCACGCTACTTTACGCCCAATGGCCGCATGATTGAGGGTACGGGTATCGACCCCGATGTGATGATCCCAGAAGCCGAAACCAAACCGATTAAGAGTACGGGCGATATCATCGACCCCAAAGACATTGCGTTGCAACAAGTCATCAACACGCTCGCCACTTCGCTCAAGCTTAATGTGGTGCCTGATGGCAGCAAAACAACGGATAGCAAAGCCAACGAACCCGCCAAACCGCTGCCCAAACTCGCCCCTACAAACATGGCCAATGGCAAAACGATGAGTCTCACGGGCGCACCCAAAGTCCGCAGCAACAATACGCAGCCTGTCACTGAAAACGTTGAATAA